In Tachysurus vachellii isolate PV-2020 chromosome 12, HZAU_Pvac_v1, whole genome shotgun sequence, the DNA window gctatattatattatctgcACTTggctatttgcacaattgctgctctttgcacttctggtagatgcaaTGAcgataaagttctatctatctatctatctatctatctatctatctatctatctgtctgtctgtctgtctgtctgtctgtctgtctgtctgtctgtctgtctatctatctacctacctacctgtctgtctgtctgtctgtctgtctatgtaatatttttgtacTAGTATAAAAATACtactatttttgtattttgataCTTCTTGCTGTAACGTTCTTTCTGGACTATTTTAACCAACCATAAATGATTATCTTTATATAACCCAGCTACATTAACCCAAATTTTAACCTAAATTTAAAaagcattataaaatataatttttatgtaGCTAGATTTTCATAAACCAAAGAgctttgtatgtatgtaagcaTGTAAGCTTTGTTTGTATGTAAGCAATTCCAAATTgttgtaatatacagtaaagcCAATGTTGTAAAGAAATCACTCCCTTGTCACATTGAAAGTACAACAGCATAAACGTAATATTACCGTATCATTACTGTAAATGAGTACACTTGTCCTCAATGTGTGCGCTTGCTCAATACCATTAAActaaattttcttttctttgatgGTTCCTGAAGAACAtagtaaaatgtttcattaccAAACTGTGAAAGaacaccaggaaaaaaaaaccctctaatTTCTCATTTAGATCTGTGAACATTGCTCATGGCTATTTATCAAGAAAGAATTGTTCAGTCTTTTTCTCCATGAACTCTTCTATAACCCACGGAAACCTGGTTAATCTCCAACTTGAATGactgcacaaacacagagtttCTACAACATTTTGGTTTAATGTCTGCTGagtgaaaaatacatttgatgacatgggaaacatttttatttccatatttcTTCTAGATGAAAAATATTCCTCTCATACATTAGTAcagattataaatatttttattaagaatACTATATTTCTTATTCACCTTGTATTAAATTACTCGAGTTTATTTTCTTGAGAGAACAACAGAAGcgtgaagacaaaaaaaaaaagccataacTTAGGACGTTCTAATTAATTTTTGGTATTCCTGTTTGACACAGCCAAACACCGTATGATACAAGCGCCTGTCTTGTGCCATGAGATCCGTAACCACCTCAGTGTGATTAATTTTGGGCAGGAGGTACAAGGTGGCGGTGACAGAGAGTGAAGTGAGGAGCTCACACAGTCGCACTGACGACTCTGCGGGAACGATGATGTCATCAGTGCCATGGATTAATCCCATTGGAGGAACTCTGTAAAACAACCATCACACATGGAGCCTGATCAGAGTGTAAAACAGACAATTCTTATCAGCTGAAATGTAGTTTAGTTTAGGTTTTGTGGCGTGTTGAGTTGGTTGAGAGGAAATTCACTCGTTTTTATTTCACATGTGTTCAGAGCCTATGATGTTGGTGCAAGAAGGCAACATGAACCCCCCAAGCCACAGTGCAGCCCAAAACAGTCAtgtctgtttatatataaacatctccAGGTCCAACAATAAATCCCTTTCCGGTTATGACAGGataatttatatacatatattttttcttttatcagtCTGACACTGATCGTGGGTATGATGGGTATCAGTGTCATGTCTTCCATGTACCAGAGAGGTTAAGCAGTAAAATGTTCCCaccaaatatttttacatacGGATAAACGTTAAAGctgaaatttgttttttaagatGAAACCACCTTCCACCTTTAATGTGACAAAACAACCGACAGAATTCAATTGAGAAAGAAATGTTAGTCAAACACAATCGTCTTATACCTTTTTAACTGATCCTTGTTTAGCTTTCTGATTCGAGCTGAAGGTGAGTAGAACTCAAAGTTCTCGACACCATCCATGGCTTTGTGCATAGTGGAGATGTATTCAACAGCTCGTGTCTTCTCGTGTTCGTAATGGTCCATTATATCGTACACGCCACTCAATCCTGCGGTGAAGTATAAACACAGGacgagtgtgttttgtgtgatcAAGCAGCAGGAATGGAGTACGGTTTGTGAAGTGACGTTCTGTATTACGGCCTAAAAGTATCGTTGTTCTGATATAACAGTTATTTACTAAATTACGTCTTAAGCAAAGagccgtaaaaaaaaaaaggacaagatGTTTACCTATGATGCCTTTAATAGAGTTTATAATTTCTGTCTGAGTCAACGGCTCGATGAACAGCGACTCCACACCTTCCAGCAGAAACAGCGTGGTCAGTGTGCACAGATGAGCTCCTGCAGAGTGGCCTATTAACACTATGTTATCCTACACAACATGACAAATTAAAACATAGTTACAAGCACATTTGTACATCAAGGAACAGAGATATAGAGAGCATCTTTGCAATCTTtgcactgtacagtattagctttttttaaccttttaaccGAGCGTTATCTATTTTACAATGTTATCTGCAATCCTCTTACATGGATGCTTCCTGTTCAAAGACAACGAAATGCTTCCTGTTCAACAACATCCAAACGACACACTTAGCCCtgacagttactagttactaaAAGTCCACAGTGTAGACCTAAAACCGGAAATCCTTTATTAGGGAATTCCGGAATTATGTAGGGAAatcctttatttaaatgaaattgtaattttaaagtcgattaagaatttaaaatgaaGCTCATTCTTTATTCACTGAAAAAATGTTGCTGAATAACTTGTAATTCTTACTGAACAAAAATCTCTGAAGACATATCCTGTGGTTGTGGAAAAGATGTTCCTCTGTTTCAGAAGGGTTGAATTATTATCTAAGGATTCTGTGGAAACTATTAAATCTTCAAGAACTCTTCAacatgttataaaaaaaacaacagcagaacTCACGGCACTGTTTAATAGTAAAAGTAAGAGCATGTCCACATGCAAAATGTGAAAAGAACTATAAAGACTGGGACTAAACAGATGTGCAGCTCTTCTAGTGGCTTACTACATTAGTTTACGTTGGTTTTTCCTATAATTGATCAGCTCTCTCTTAcgagattaaacacacacaatacttacTTTGTCGAGATGGAAGGAATGTCCGTTCTCTTTCACCCACATCAGACTGTCACTTATGTCCTGGACCATATTTAAAACATTCCCCTGTAAGGCAAGTTAAAGATGAAGTCTCAGTGTGAACTGCATGAGCTCTGCACGTTGTATCATTACtataaaataactgaaaaaatCCTGTACCTTTGGATATGTGGTATAATCAGGGCAAATCACTGAAGCATTAAGCTCTTTAGCTAGTTGTAGAGCAAGCAGACAGTACATGGATCTCTCTCCTGAGCCCCAGGCTCCTCCATAGATAAACACTACTACTGGGATGAGCTCTGGGTCTGACTGCTCCAATCTTGGAGAATGATACAAGTCTAATTTGTTGCCTCTGTGACCAAAGGGAATGCCCTGTAAAtttaagttaaagttaaagacaAATTCTGACCGGATCTACTGAAGCATGACACGTCAGCATTGGAAGTCAAGTTTCTGAACGCTCAAATAGCAAAAAACTTTCCGTCACGTGTTAAACAGTCATGTGTCACATGTAAAAATCATACATTAAGCAAAAAAAGGTGACTCACTTTAACACACTGcttcttattgtttttcttgTACCACAGATTCCACTGGAAATATAACCTGCTGTACTGCAGATACTTCATCATTTCCAGCACAGCCCTCGTCAAACCGTAGATCCGCCTAAGCAGAGTATTAAGATTTATATGAACTTCTGTTACACATCAAATAtcaaaaatcataaaatgaGCTTCATATATTCAACTTACCTGGGTTTGAGAGCCTCTATATACTTTTTGTAGCCGGGTTTATCAGGCCATCCATACAACCACTGGGCAGTAAGTGAGATGCTGTATGGAATAGCTACAAatatagcagcagcagc includes these proteins:
- the si:dkey-193c22.1 gene encoding uncharacterized protein si:dkey-193c22.1, translated to MNYSMRIPVAAAAIFVAIPYSISLTAQWLYGWPDKPGYKKYIEALKPRRIYGLTRAVLEMMKYLQYSRLYFQWNLWYKKNNKKQCVKGIPFGHRGNKLDLYHSPRLEQSDPELIPVVVFIYGGAWGSGERSMYCLLALQLAKELNASVICPDYTTYPKGNVLNMVQDISDSLMWVKENGHSFHLDKDNIVLIGHSAGAHLCTLTTLFLLEGVESLFIEPLTQTEIINSIKGIIGLSGVYDIMDHYEHEKTRAVEYISTMHKAMDGVENFEFYSPSARIRKLNKDQLKRVPPMGLIHGTDDIIVPAESSVRLCELLTSLSVTATLYLLPKINHTEVVTDLMAQDRRLYHTVFGCVKQEYQKLIRTS